GTGTAGAGAATAATATAAATATGGATCAATCTCTTATATTAGATAATCCTAGAAAAATAGAACAGTCTCCTAGAAAAAGAGAACAGTCTGGTAGAATTCATTTAAAAGCAAACTCAACGACTATAGTTTATTTAGATAATTTTTATGGTACTGGTAAAGTTAATTATTTTGATCGAAGAAATTCAATTACATATTACTCATTGGTGAGGGACATTGGTATCGAGCCTGTAATTCGTCCAGGGAGAACTCATCCTTTCAAGCCAATGGCAGTAATTACTAGTGGTAAAATTAACATAAAAGCTATTCCTACTACTGAGACGACATTTGATTATTTAATGTGCGCACATTTTAATGATGAAAATCCACAGTTATTTTATCAATATAAAGAAACTTCTCACTATAGAGTTAAAGCAACACCAGATTATGGTCATTGTAAACTTGATCATGTTTTCGGTAATTTTAGTGAGTTGACATTAACTATGTATAGTGATGAATCCTCAATAAAATAATTAATTATTCAAAAATAGTGAATTTGATATTTTAAGTATTTTTTATTTAATGGAGTATTTTATGAATTTAAATATTATGTGTATTTTTCTTTTAATAATATCTACTTTTTTTAGTTTCAATGCCTTTGCGCATCTTTATGGTGCAAAAGTGACTATTAATAACGATACAGAGGATGATTTAGAAGTAGTTTTTTTTCCTGCAGCATTGAGAGGTGCAAAATTTAATTTTATTCATGAAGATCCTTCTGGTAATAAATCTATAAATTTAATAACAACAATTGCCAGGGTAAGAGTTCCTTTAAAACCAAATTCAAAGAAAATAGTTTATGTAGATAATGTATCTAGTCACGAAAAAATTACTATTCGTTACGCAATTTACAGTAAAAAGTTATTAGTTCCTAAAGAACCATCACCAATTGTTAAAGATATGTCTGTTTATAAAAGTCTGGAAGATTATTATGAAAAGCAAGTTCATCATTATCCACCTTCAACTCCTCCAGAACAAATAATAGATGATTTTAATGTGTTTTATTCTTTTAGCCAAGTAAAGAAGCATTTAGAGAATCAGGATTTTCTAGAAATTACTGATAGTAATTATAGTGTTGATAGTCGTGGCAGTACTAGTAGTGCTGATACTCCTAGTAATTCTGGTAATTTCTTTTATATAAAAGGTAGCAAAGTGATTGATGATATAGGTCAAGAACATGCTTATATGTATGCATATTTTGATAAAAGATTTCCACGTCTTAACTATTTTAAACATACCTCAGAAAAAATGCCTTTGTACTATAGAGTGGAAGCAACGCCTGATTTATATTCTGCTAATTTTGATACTGCCGTGGGAGATTTCGCTGATTTGACATTAACTGTAAGATATGTTTGTGGTTTAAAGCTACATCAGATTTATGAAGGGATGAAAATCCCTCAATTTTGTTATTAAACCATTCTTGCAAAAGTAAAATTCACTAATAAATAAACTAAACATTTCAATATAATTACTCTATAATTATTAAGCCTATACCATTAAATAAATAGCAAAAAATTAAAAAAATTTTTGCTATTTATGATTTTTTTGGTAATTAATTAATTTAATTTTAATAAATCATCATATATTACAAGCAATAGTTATCTATAAAAATGTAAAAAATAATTATTGACTCGCATAGTAACTTATTTTATTAGAAATTTTGTTAAAAAAGTGTTTATTTTTATCAAATAGTCACGATTTAATTATTGACTATGTTATAAATAAAATTAGTTTTTTAACGTTTTTTTGTTGTAAATGTTGATTTTCTAGGAGAAATGTTATGAAGTTAAAGTTTTTATCTTTGGCTATTTTTACAATGATGTCTTTTTTTAGTTTCAATGCGTTTGCATATCTTTACGGTGCAAAAGTTACAATTAAGAATTATACTAATAATAACTTATTGTTATCTTTTTCTGGGGACAATAATATTAGTAATACCCCTTTTATTTCTAACGATGGAAAAAAGCCAGATGATATGAGTTTATTTTCTATTGAGCCAAATGGAACCTCAACAATTTACATAGATAATTATGACTGGACTGGTTGGCTTTATCAAACTAAAGTAACAAAATTTGGGATTTTTAAAGAACTTATTCATGCGCAACCTGCTTTACTCTCTGAAGGTTCAATTTCTATTGTAACTGGTGCAACCCTTTGGAATATGAGCGCATATTTTAATGGTGAGCATCCTAAGGTATTTATTTCCGACTATAATGTAGAAGCAACTCCTGACTACCAACACTCCAAATTTGATAAGGCAGGCAATTTGGCAGATTTGTCATTAAATATATATTTGGCAGAAAAATCTTCTAATGATTAATAATTCTATTCTAAATCATTTTCTTTAATCTGAGTTTCTTTTTTTGAAATAATGTATTAAACTTTTTTAAGGCGCAGTTACTTTATTTATAAACTCAGAAAGAACACAGGTTATGAAAGTTAATATACATCCAGTGGAAAGAGTTATTAGAGTTGTTGTTGGATTGGTAGTCTTTTCCTTGGCTTTTTGGGGGCCTGCCAGTTATTGGTTTTTATTAGGTTTAATACCTGTGTTAACAGGATTAATTGGTTGGTGTCCTCCTTATCAATTGTTTGGAATAAGTACCTGTAAAAAAAGTTAAATTATATTTTGCACACAATTTTAAATATTATTATTTAATTTTTAAAATTGTTTGCAAAACTTTAAAAAAAATTACTTTTTAATTTTTATTTTATAATATAAGTGAACTCCGATAAGAAGCTTTAACGATTTAAATTTTTTTTAGATATTTCTACTATAAATATTTGACTTTTAGATAAATTAATAATATCAACCTAATCTAGTGAACTTTGCTATGGTAAAAAATAAATATTTTAAATAAAGTAATTAATTTTCAGATATTTCAAGATTAACTTTATAACCTTGATGCCTTCTCATGTTAAAAACATAGTCTCCCATAAAAATATACTGGCCTTTTATACCCGTAATTTCTCCCATTATTGAAGGATTTTTATCTAAATTTATTGATTTAAAAGTTGCAGGAAAATTTGGGACATCAAAATTTAATTCTACAGTTAATGGCTCATTAAAAACTAAAATTTCTTGTGATAAATTTAAATGCGTAGGAGGAGTTGTGTAAATTTTTTTGGTTATAAATAATTCATTCTGTAGAAGCCATTCTTTGGTCTCATAAAATTTTTTGATAAAAAGTTCATGACTTGGTCTTTCATTTTTATTTTTTAACATATTTAACCAATGACTTTTATCGTGTAGTATTTCTTTTAATAAATGCTCTAATGTTCCCGCTTGGTGTCGTGATGTGACTCTTGCTAACACTGTTGCTAATGTGGCGCCTTGATCAAACCACCTTGTTGGAATTTGAGAATAACGAGTTATTCCAACTTTATATTTATCTGTATAAGATAAATAGACATAATGAGGTTGATAACAAAATTTTTCTCCCCACTCAGGTTCCCTACAGGTTCCTGCAAGATAATGGCATAAGTTTGGACTCATTATACAAATATCAGCGGCAGCTTTTTTTTTGAGGCAGGGAAAACAAAAACCATCAAATATTTTTTTAATAACTTTGCTGCATGATATACATTGAAATAAGCCTGTATGTTTTAAACTTAATTTTAATCCTGGTTTTAAAATAATTTCTGGATCAATTTTATATTGCGCTTTTAAACGAATTGATTCGCGATTTATTATATTTTTGTTTTCAATTGCATCAATATGAAATAAAGAACAATCTGTTAACGGGGTAACCGACATTTTTGAAATTAGGTAATCACTTTTTTGCATTAGGTATTTCATTATTGACACTCTTTTCGTCAAAGATTAAACATAACAGCGAGAATGTGTTGATATCAACGCATGGTCAAATTTTGTACCATATAAATTGCAGAACAGTCATGCCGATAACTAGATGATAGGAGTTGCATAAAAACGGAGATTTTAAGTGAATAATAATAAAATCAAATACTTAAATTTAGCTGCTAGAGCTAAAAAATTTCACTTTAAATCTCAATGCCTTGCTTACGTTTTTTTTCCTATTATTATTGCACCATTACTATCTGGTTGTCAGTCTAGTATGCGTAATAATCAAATTTTAAAAATTCCATCTCCGACCTCAGAATTGGCTATTGAAAACAATACAAAAAGCACAATGCAAAATCCTTTATTGCAAAAAACTGAACAAAAAGAAACGGATACCAAGAAGACTCCGGCAAATTATGAAAACTCTTCTCAATTTGATTCTCATGAATCCGCATATGCTCCATTAAGTGGAGAGCCTATCTTAGACGAAGAGAACAATGCAAACACGGATGAAAATTCTCTAGCTGTTCCGGACGATGAGTTGCTAGACTCAGAAAACTTGGTCTCAACCGACTCTGATGAAGCACTTTCTATAGACTTGCCTTTAAATTCAATTGACTCCGAATCTGCAGGGTTGATGGACGATAACATTTTGTTATGTGAGGACAATGTTTACTATAAATCTTGGAAAGAACAATTTGATTCAAAATGGCTTGCAGAAAATAGAAAAAAATTTAAATCTACCAGCTCTCTCCAAAAAATGTTAAATCAAGCAAGAAGCAATGAATTTATTAAAATGGCTTATCCATCAATCGAAAAAACAGGATTTGATTTTCCAGTTGTCATTAATAATCAAGTTTTACAATGGATTAATTATTTTAAAAATAATGGTAGAAAAAGTTTTGTTGTGTGGTTAACTCGTGGTCGTTTTATAATTCCAGAAATGGAAAAAACATTAGAAGACTATGGATTACCAAAAGATTTGGCTTACTTATCTATGATTGAATCGGGCTATAGCCCTAAGGCTCTCAGTTATGTGGGTGCTGTTGGGTTTTGGCAATTTATGCCTGCAACGGCGCGTGAAAATGGTTTAAAAATTAACGATTATATTGATGAGAGACGCGATCTTAAAAAGTCGACCAAAGCTGCAGCCAATTATTTAACCAATTTGTATAACCAATTTGGCAGTTGGCATTTAGCGGCTGCAAGTTATAACGGCGGCCCAGGTTTAGTGAGAAGAACGTTAAGAAACTACGGTAGTGATTCTTCTTTTTTTGAGCTCACCTCGATGGGTGTTGTGAATCGCGAAACGGCGGATTATGTTCCAAAACTGATTGCTGCCATGATTATTGCTAAAAATCCTGAGAAATTTGGTTTTGACATTAATGAAAGCAATCCACCATCCGCAACAAAAACAATTGAGATCAGTCGCTCAATTGCACTTACCGATTTGGCAAAGAAGCTAAACATCGATAAAACAGTTTTAGAAGCGCTCAATCCTGAGTTACGCTTAGGGATCACACCACCTCCCGCTGCAACGTCAGAAGGCAAATTTGAACTTGAGGTTCCGGCAAGCCAGTATGAGCATGCGATGCTTGCCATAAACTCAATTCCAGCGGCATCAGATAAGTATTTGATTGCGGCGCGGATTAAAAGGCGCGAAACTGTGACCGCGTTTGTCTCAAGATATCGCTTAAATGCATCGTCTGTATTGCGTGCGAATTCTCATTTGAAACTAAACACCAAGCTTCGTAAGGGGCAGGTTGTGTATATTCCTGTATCATTAGGCACAGGGCAATACGATCGCTTAACAAGCAATAAATTTTTGGCAGCAAAAAAGAATTCTAAAAAATATGCAGCAATAAAAGTTGCTCACGCTAAAAATTTAAATAAAAAAACAACCCGTGTTGCTGTAAAAACAAAAAAACACAATCAATCGGTTGCGCTTTCTTCTAAAAAAATAAAGTCAGATAAAACGGTGCACAAACCATCGTCCGCACCAAAACAAAAAAAGAATATTCAACATTCCTACCATTGATTTTTAATTTAAAACTATGCTACACAGGCCAAGTCCACCTCAGGAGAGCTGGCAGAGTGGTTGAATGTACCTGATTCGAAATCAGGCGTGCTCGCAAGGGTACCGAGGGTTCGAATCCCTCGCTCTCCGCCAATTTCTACTTTTAATCAAAAACTGGAATTATTATGAAATACAGACTTAGGTTCGCGGCTGTATTAGTTGCTGTTATATCTTTCGTTGGTGTGGCTCACGCCGATATGGTGTTCCAAAAACAAGGCGACGCGTCCGTTGTTCTTACCATCAAAAATGATAACACAGCGACCATTACAAAGGCCAAGCCAGGAAAAAAGGGAATTAAAACAAACTTGATTGAAGGAAAAGTTGAAGGTCAAGGTGCTTCGCTTATTATTGTTCGCGAAGAAGGCGATGTATGCCCTTCTGTTTCTGTTAAACTTTATAACGATGTTAAACTTGGTGAGAATATGGTTGCAAAAGTTCGTAACATGTTTGAAGAAGTAGGATCTGCCCGTAAGCATTGTGCTGCAGTGCGCGTTATTGATGGTTCATATTCTCGCGTAAAATAATTAAGGCACCTAAACTAATTCTTGAGCCCATTTCCGAAAAAGTAATGTTGGCTAAGGTTCAAAAGAAAATCCCCCATCTTCCTCACATTTAAAAAGTAGTAAATTCGTGCAAAATCACAGTAACTTAACATTTGTATCAGAAACACACTCTTTCCAACTCGATGGAAAATCAAATGTTTCTTTTTTGTTTGATATGCGTTCGATTTCTGCTTTGCCATCTTTGTGAAAATAAAACTTTAAATAGTAAATTGCTTTTTCACTTTTTATGATTTCAGGCAAAAAAACAGGGGAGCACACTCCCCCGATATTTCTTGCTGAAGGAACAAGCAGCATTTGGACCTTTCGCTCTTTGACTTTTTTACCAAGTTCGATACAAAATTCGTAATCGTTGGAAGTCAGTTTGTCATGAAGCTGCAACTGACTTCTAAAATCGAGAACGACTTTGCTCTTTACTTCGCAAGCAAACATCTTTCGATCGATAGTGATAAGATTTGTTTTTGGGTTAATTTTAAACTGATATTGTATTCGTCGCCATTGATGAAAAA
This region of Spirobacillus cienkowskii genomic DNA includes:
- a CDS encoding lytic transglycosylase domain-containing protein yields the protein MNNNKIKYLNLAARAKKFHFKSQCLAYVFFPIIIAPLLSGCQSSMRNNQILKIPSPTSELAIENNTKSTMQNPLLQKTEQKETDTKKTPANYENSSQFDSHESAYAPLSGEPILDEENNANTDENSLAVPDDELLDSENLVSTDSDEALSIDLPLNSIDSESAGLMDDNILLCEDNVYYKSWKEQFDSKWLAENRKKFKSTSSLQKMLNQARSNEFIKMAYPSIEKTGFDFPVVINNQVLQWINYFKNNGRKSFVVWLTRGRFIIPEMEKTLEDYGLPKDLAYLSMIESGYSPKALSYVGAVGFWQFMPATARENGLKINDYIDERRDLKKSTKAAANYLTNLYNQFGSWHLAAASYNGGPGLVRRTLRNYGSDSSFFELTSMGVVNRETADYVPKLIAAMIIAKNPEKFGFDINESNPPSATKTIEISRSIALTDLAKKLNIDKTVLEALNPELRLGITPPPAATSEGKFELEVPASQYEHAMLAINSIPAASDKYLIAARIKRRETVTAFVSRYRLNASSVLRANSHLKLNTKLRKGQVVYIPVSLGTGQYDRLTSNKFLAAKKNSKKYAAIKVAHAKNLNKKTTRVAVKTKKHNQSVALSSKKIKSDKTVHKPSSAPKQKKNIQHSYH
- a CDS encoding RES family NAD+ phosphorylase translates to MMKEFEGLFDLKTEFEGIVYRNIFTIYHSQDLFDDLNVDSDFAHDILQRAENITSGVSHEFPQKNRLFDYGKAHGSCISDAFNPPYTFGRFGDGNSYGVWYSATDEKTSIYETFFHQWRRIQYQFKINPKTNLITIDRKMFACEVKSKVVLDFRSQLQLHDKLTSNDYEFCIELGKKVKERKVQMLLVPSARNIGGVCSPVFLPEIIKSEKAIYYLKFYFHKDGKAEIERISNKKETFDFPSSWKECVSDTNVKLL
- a CDS encoding DUF2797 domain-containing protein, producing the protein MQKSDYLISKMSVTPLTDCSLFHIDAIENKNIINRESIRLKAQYKIDPEIILKPGLKLSLKHTGLFQCISCSKVIKKIFDGFCFPCLKKKAAADICIMSPNLCHYLAGTCREPEWGEKFCYQPHYVYLSYTDKYKVGITRYSQIPTRWFDQGATLATVLARVTSRHQAGTLEHLLKEILHDKSHWLNMLKNKNERPSHELFIKKFYETKEWLLQNELFITKKIYTTPPTHLNLSQEILVFNEPLTVELNFDVPNFPATFKSINLDKNPSIMGEITGIKGQYIFMGDYVFNMRRHQGYKVNLEISEN
- a CDS encoding YgaP family membrane protein produces the protein MKVNIHPVERVIRVVVGLVVFSLAFWGPASYWFLLGLIPVLTGLIGWCPPYQLFGISTCKKS